A DNA window from Pyrus communis chromosome 3, drPyrComm1.1, whole genome shotgun sequence contains the following coding sequences:
- the LOC137727258 gene encoding wax ester synthase/diacylglycerol acyltransferase 11-like yields the protein MEFIKVDDGDYYNEPVSPTGQCLNTSVLSMSVLGVLESEVPIDESKIMSFLQDVFLHINPRFCSIMVDVDGEKQWKKVEVKLTDHVHVPIFPSGVLSPESYDLYLGDYISKVVLEKYPEDKPLWEVHIVKYPTSTAAGNLIFKLHHALGDGYSFMSALLSCLQRADDPSRPLTFPSRRGSERKGRDVYYKSALRWVSQNLASAFYAVKDLGWNAFVEDDRTPIRSGNSGVEFLPMDISSLIFSLDEIKLIKNKLNVTINDVICGIVFFATRLYMQEMINNNQKSSSAASCRALVLVNTRITHGDYKPVKQMIGPNSEMPWGNRIAFMPISMPKLTEILNPLDFVFEAQKRIKRKRSSFSVSLYNKLFEIVSKLRGHEAASRYMHNRLMKSSLMISNMIAPVEKAALADHPIKGVYFMVLGIPQDIIITIVSYMGDLRISFGTQKGFIDPQKFKSCLKNAFEMILEVTDKIPIETKASL from the exons atgGAGTTTATTAAGGTTGATGATGGAGATTATTACAATGAGCCGGTGAGTCCTACTGGGCAATGTCTCAACACGTCGGTATTATCCATGTCAGTTCTTGGTGTTTTAGAATCTGAGGTTCCAATCGATGAATCAAAGATCATGTCATTCCTTCAGGATGTCTTCCTCCACATCAACCCACGCTTCTGCTCCATcatg GTTGACGTCGACGGAGAGAAACAATGGAAGAAGGTTGAGGTCAAGCTCACGGATCATGTTCACGTCCCTATTTTTCCCTCTGGAGTATTGTCACCTGAGTCTTACGACCTTTATCTCGGTGACTACATATCAAAAGTAGTACTGGAAAAATACCCAGAAGACAAACCACTGTGGGAAGTTCACATAGTCAAATATCCAACTTCCACTGCCGCTGGTAACCTAATATTCAAGCTTCACCATGCACTTGGCGATGGCTACTCCTTCATGAGTGCTCTTCTTTCTTGTCTGCAAAGAGCTGACGATCCTTCTCGCCCTCTAACTTTTCCGTCGCGCCGAGGTTCCGAGAGAAAGGGACGTGACGTTTATTATAAGAGTGCTTTGAGGTGGGTGTCTCAGAATTTGGCCTCAGCTTTTTATGCCGTGAAGGATTTGGGTTGGAACGCTTTCGTTGAAGATGATCGAACACCGATAAGATCTGGGAATTCTGGAGTTGAGTTTCTGCCAATGGATATATCAAGCTTGATATTCTCCCTTGAtgaaatcaaactaatcaaGAACAAGCTCAACGTG ACGATAAATGATGTGATATGTGGAATAGTGTTCTTTGCTACTAGACTGTACATGCAAGAGATGATTAATAATAACCAAAAATCAAGCAGCGCAGCAAGCTGCCGAGCGCTGGTGTTGGTCAATACTAGGATCACTCATGGTGATTATAAGCCGGTGAAGCAGATGATCGGACCCAATTCTGAGATGCCGTGGGGGAACCGAATTGCTTTCATGCCGATTTCCATGCCCAAGTTAACTGAAATCTTGAACCCGCTGGACTTCGTCTTCGAAGCACAAAAACGTATTAAGAGGAAGAGGAGTTCTTTTTCCGTTTCTTTATATAACAAGCTATTTGAAATTGTGAGCAAGCTTAGAGGCCATGAG GCAGCATCAAGATACATGCACAACAGACTGATGAAGTCGAGCCTCATGATATCAAATATGATAGCGCCTGTCGAGAAAGCAGCTTTGGCTGATCATCCAATCAAGGGTGTATACTTTATGGTTTTAGGTATACCTCAG GACATTATCATAACAATAGTCAGTTATATGGGAGACTTGAGGATTTCCTTTGGAACTCAGAAGGGCTTTATTGATCCTCAAAAGTTCAAGTCATGCTTGAAAAATGCGTTTGAGATGATACTAGAAGTCACAGACAAAATTCCTATAGAGACGAAGGCATCTCTTTAA
- the LOC137728347 gene encoding uncharacterized protein → MAENDDKLKPSGSMEGTTFDVNHSYYLHHSDQPGMVLVSQPLTPDNYNTWSRAMIGALKAKNKLSFVDGTFKKPEQKVAAADLHQWDRCNSLVKTWLVNSISLELQSSVIYYDLAYQVWEDLKERFSQTNNMQLYHIESSIHDCVQGAITVSSYFTKLKALWDERDVAISLPDCDYNTLQHVLAFQQNQKAIKFLMGLNETFSAVKDQILLMDPLPPVNKVYSLVLRHEKQHNTTTGKTPVQEAAAFAARGPDSSKKGADMKCTRCNKDNHTSEDCRAHLKCDYCGWKGHTIDYCRKLKRTDPEQQRSHSKQQRPRGNNVSSNLERQDLGNSFPFTPDQCKQILTMLNGNQAKANNVGKVSSLNDLSGPSFGEDDWDGD, encoded by the exons ATGGCAGAGAACGATGACAAACTCAAGCCCTCTGGTTCAATGGAGGGAACCACGTTTGACGTTAATCATTCTTATTACCTACATCATTCCGATCAGCCGGGAATGGTGCTCGTTTCTCAGCCGCTCACTCCAGACAACTACAACACTTGGAGCAGGGCGATGATCGGTGCATTGaaagccaaaaacaaacttAGTTTTGTTGATGGAACCTTCAAGAAACCAGAACAAAAGGTTGCTGCAGCAGACTTGCATCAGTGGGATCGATGTAACAGCCTGGTTAAAACATGGTTGGTAAATTCAATATCACTAGAACTTCAATCAAGCGTCATTTATTATGACCTTGCATACCAAGTTTGGGAGGACTTGAAAGAACGGTTTTCTCAAACAAACAATATGCAGTTATACCATATTGAAAGTTCAATTCATGATTGTGTCCAAGGAGCTATAACCGTAAGTTCCTACTTCACCAAACTCAAGGCATTGTGGGACGAGAGAGATGTTGCGATTAGCCTACCCGATTGCGACTACAACACTTTGCAACATGTGTTGGCATTCCAGCAAAATCAAAAGGCAATTAAATTTCTTATGGGACTCAATGAAACATTCAGTGCAGTCAAGGATCAAATTCTGTTGATGGATCCACTTCCTCCCGTCAACAAAGTATACTCCCTTGTACTGCGACATGAGAAGCAGCACAACACCACCACAGGCAAAACGCCAGTTCAGGAAGCTGCTGCCTTTGCTGCAAGAGGACCAGATTCTAGCAAGAAGGGTGCTGATATGAAATGTACTCGTTGCAACAAAGATAATCACACCTCTGAAGATTGTCGTGCCCATTTAAAGTGTGATTATTGTGGATGGAAGGGTCATACGATAGATTATTGTCGAAAGCTTAAAAGAACAGATCCGGAGCAACAAAGAAGTCATTCTAAACAGCAGCGACCGAGAGGAAATAACGTTTCAAGCAATCTTGAAAGGCAAGATTTGGGAAATTCTTTCCCTTTTACACCTGACCAATGCAAGCAGATCTTGACCATGCTCAATGGCAATCAAGCCAAGGCAAACAACGTTGGTAAAGTTTCCTCTCTCAATGATCTCTCAG GACCTTCGttcggggaagatgattgggacgggGACTGA